Below is a window of bacterium DNA.
GTTGGATTTGCTGACCCAGTTGGTGGACAAGTCGCTCGTTGTGGCGGAGGCGCGGAAGGGTGAGTCCCGGTACCGGCTGCTAGAGACGGTGCGGCAGTATGGTCAGGTCAGGCTGCGTGAGGCGGGAGAAGCCGACGAAGTGCGTCGTAGGCATCGGGGCTGGTATCTGGAGCTGGCAGAGCGGGCGGACTCCGGCCTGCGAGGTCCGGAAGAGGGCGCATGGCTAACGCGGCTGGAAGTGGAGCACGATAACCTCCGAGCAGCGCTCGAGTGGAGCAAAGGGGAGACGGACGGCGCAGAAACAGCGTTGCGTTTGGCGAGGGCACTAGAGTGGTTTTGGTATGTCCGCGGGCACTGGAGCGAGGGGCGCGAGCGGCTGGAGGGGGTACTCGCGCAGAGCCACGAAGCTTCGCCTCCCCTCTTGCCGAAGGCTCTCCTGGGGGCAGCTCGCCTCGCGTATCGCCAGGGCGACCGTGGGCGAACAAGGGTGTTGTGTGAGAAGGGCCTGACCTTGTGTCGCGAATTGGGGGACCAACCAAGCGTCGTCTGGTTTCTCATTTGGTTAGGGATTGTGGCGATGGCTGATGCCGATTATGAGCGGGCGACGCCGCTGCTTGAGGACAGTCTAGCGCTGTGCCGTGAGATTGGGGATAACTGGTGGGCGGGTCAAGCGCTGGCGTTCCTGGGGATCTTGGCAACGATGCAAGGCGACTATGGTAGAGCAGCAGCGCTTTGTCAGGAGTGTCTCGCTCTGAGCAGGGAAATCGAGAGTACCATGAACATCACCTTTGCGCTTCGCACCCAGGGCTTCCTCGCGCTTCGTCAGGACGACTATGAACGGGCGGCAGCATCCTACACCGAGGGCCTTATCCTGTGCAGGGAAGTGAGGATGCCCGGGGTGATCACAGAGTGTTTGGAGGGATTGGCGCGGGTGGCCTCCGCGCAGGCGGAGTACGAGCAGGCGGCCCGGTTATTCGGGGCAGCGGAAGCCTCGTTCGAAGTCCTCGGCGGTCAACTTCCCTTTTGGTTCGACCAATCCGACCATGACCGGCGCGCGGCGTCCACGCGCGCCGGACTGGGGAAGGCGGCGTTCGGGGCCGCGTGGAGCGAAGGCCGGACGATGACGCTGGAGCAAGCCCTCGAGTACGCCCTGCACTCTACGCACGCGACGCCAGCCAAGGCCAAAGAGAAGGGCACGGTCAAGAAAGAGACGGCGGTCGACCTCCTCACCGCGCGAGAACGAGAGGTTGCGGCGCTCGTCGCGCTCGGCCTGACGAACCGCGACATCGCCGCGCGGCTGGTCGTTACCGAAAGAACAGCGGAGACTCACGTTCAGAACATCCTCAATAAGCTGGGGTTTACCTCCCGTGCGCAGATCGCCGCGTGGGCCGTCGGGCACGGACTGGAGAAGGCGCTGAACACCGACTAGCTTCTCTAGAGTTCATCCCCCGCGAGAGCCCCGCGCTGTACGTAGCCATCCTCACCGCCCAAAGATACGTATCGGCTACGGGTTTTCCTCGATGACCCCCAAGCAGGCTCTCCTTATAGTGGTGATGCAATCACCATGACGAAAGGAGGGATGCGGCGATGCCCAAGTTTGTGATCGAGCGCGAGCTGCCCAATGCGGGCAACCTCTCGCCCCAAGAGCTCCGCGCCGTCTCCCAGCGGTCGTGCAGCGTGTTGAACCAGATGGGTCCGCAGATCCAGTGGGTGCACAGCTATGTGGCCGATGACAAGATCTACTGCCTGTACGTCGCGCCCAATGAGGAGATGGTACGCGAACACGCCGGGAAGGGCGGATTTCCTGCCAACCGTGTCGCCGTAGTGAAGACGGTTATCGACCCAACAACTTCGGAGCCCTAGGTCCGAGAGGAGGGGAAGAGCCATGCAGAGGTGCGCTGCGGGCATGTTGATGTTATTCCTGGTGGCGGCCCTGGGGTGGAGCTCCGGACTGCCGGTTTCGGGCGCCCAGCCGGGGCTAGACAAAGACGTAGTGGCCAAGCTTTCGGCGGCCCGGCTAGCCATGGCGAAATACGCCATGGATCTCGCACGGGCCAAGGCCGATGGCTACACGATCATCACCCCGATGATCCCCAACATGGGATATCATTTTCTGAATCCCAAGATCGAGGGCTTTGACGTCACGAAGCCGCCGATCCTGGTCTACGTCCGCAAGGGAGAGGACTGGCAGCTCGCGGCCATCGAGTGGGTCTGGCCCAAGAAACCGGCGGCCGCTCCCCTCAACGGAGCGACGTACGGATCCTTCGGCGCCGCATGCCACTACAAGGATGGATCCTTCCTACCGTCCTACAGCGAAGCCACGTGCGTGAAGACGCATCCCAAGACCGGCGCAGAGTTCAGCTTCTGGCACCCGCCGCTGGTCACGTTCCACGTCTGGATCTGGTACCCGAACCCCAACGGCGTCTTCGGCGAGTACAATCCGCTCCTGACGCCTTTCAATAACGAGTAGCGGGAGCCGGGGAGGGCAGAAACAGCCCTCCCCTCCGCTTCCCCCGATGAGACGGGACTTATCCTTCCTTGCCGCATTCGCCCTCCTGCTGCCGCTATCTGCCGGTGTCCAGGCGCCATCAGTGGTACGCACCGAAATGAGCGAATTCGCCTTTCGGCCTGCGACGATCCACTTGACGGCCGGGCGCCCCGTCCGGCTGGTGCTGGTGAACGGGGGCGAGCTGGCCCATCAGTTCGACACAGGATACCTTCGAACGCTCCCGGTGACCTTGGTGAGCGACACGTTGCGCGTCGAGGCGCCCGGGCTCGACGTCATCCGGTTGGACCCCGGCGGGACGGCACGGCTCGAGTTTCTGCCCCGTAAGAAAGGTCGCTTTGTGTTCTTCTGCGCGATCGAGGGGCACCGGGAGGCCGGCATGCAGGGAGTCCTGGAAGTGCGGTAGTCTGCCCGCGTGTGCTTGATGGCCTGCCCTGATAGACCGGTCCGGCGCGGCGCCGCCGCGGACGGGCAGGGCAGGAGTCTCGATTGTCGAGATGCGAACACTATGGAAAACCGGCCGCCCAGGCCGGCGAAGGAGCGCCACGTGGATGTCCAACCCGTCGTCTTGACCGGAGCCCGGGCCAAGTTGATCCCAATGGATCAGTCCCATGTCGGGGCGCTGTACGAGGCGGGCTGGAGCCCAGAGATCTGGCCGTACATGCCGATATCGGTCCAGACGGCCGACGACATGCAGCGCCTCGTCCGCGAAGCGCTGAGCGCACGGGAGCGCGGGGCGGAGTTCCCGTTCGTCATCGTGGACCAAGCACGCACCCGCGTCGTGGGAAGCACTCGCTTCCTGGAGATCACCCCGCCCCATCGCGGGATCGAGATCGGGTGGACGTGGCTCTCGCCCGATGTCTGGCGAACGTCCATCAACACCGAATGCAAGTATTTGCTGCTCCGCCACTGCTTCGAGGTGCTCGGGGCGATCCGCGTCCAGTTGAAGACCGACGCGCGTAATGTCCGCTCCCAGACGGCGATCGAACGGCTCGGGGCCGTGCGCGAGGGCGTCCTCCGCCATCATCGGATCATGCCCGACGGATACCTCAGGGACTCTGTGTACTACAGCATCCTTGCCAAAGAGTGGCCCGGCGTCAGAACGCGGCTGGACGGATACCTGGGTAGAACCACAGGTCACGTCACGCCCTGAGACGAGGATCCAAGGCATCCCGCAGGCCGTCACCCAGCAGGTTCACCCCCAGGATGACCACGGTGATGGCCAGTCCCGGAAAGACTGCGGTCCACCAGGCATCCCGAAGATACTGCCGGGCCCCGCTTAGCATCGCACCCCACTCCGGCGCCGGCGGCTGCGCCCCCAGACCGATATAGGAGAGTCCGGCGGCGATCAAGATGTTGATCCCGACCCCCAGCGTGGCGAGCACCAGAACCGGCGCTGCGATATTGCGGAGGATATGCCGCCCAAGGAGCCGGGCCGTGGTCGCCCCCGCCGCCCGCGCCGCCTCGACGTATTCCATCTGCCGCACGGACAGCGTCGATCCCCGGACCGTCCGCGCGTAGACCGGCACCGCACCGATCCCCACGGCGATCATCACGTTGATGAGGTTCGGACCCAGCGTCGCCACAATGGCGATCGCGAGCAGGATGCCAGGAAACGCGAGCAGGACATCCGTCCCCCGCATGATCAACACATCCCACAGCCCTCCATTGAAACCCGCGATCAAGCCGAGCAGGGTCCCGGCCGCCAT
It encodes the following:
- a CDS encoding ABC transporter permease: MVRRLVRSPSARVGAVVTGLFVAMAVLASWVAPYDPLVPATDSILQPPSRAHPFGTDELGRDVLSRVLYGSRISLEVGLVAVGIAMAAGTLLGLIAGFNGGLWDVLIMRGTDVLLAFPGILLAIAIVATLGPNLINVMIAVGIGAVPVYARTVRGSTLSVRQMEYVEAARAAGATTARLLGRHILRNIAAPVLVLATLGVGINILIAAGLSYIGLGAQPPAPEWGAMLSGARQYLRDAWWTAVFPGLAITVVILGVNLLGDGLRDALDPRLRA
- a CDS encoding cupredoxin domain-containing protein gives rise to the protein MRRDLSFLAAFALLLPLSAGVQAPSVVRTEMSEFAFRPATIHLTAGRPVRLVLVNGGELAHQFDTGYLRTLPVTLVSDTLRVEAPGLDVIRLDPGGTARLEFLPRKKGRFVFFCAIEGHREAGMQGVLEVR
- a CDS encoding DUF4242 domain-containing protein; the protein is MPKFVIERELPNAGNLSPQELRAVSQRSCSVLNQMGPQIQWVHSYVADDKIYCLYVAPNEEMVREHAGKGGFPANRVAVVKTVIDPTTSEP
- a CDS encoding GNAT family protein, which encodes MDVQPVVLTGARAKLIPMDQSHVGALYEAGWSPEIWPYMPISVQTADDMQRLVREALSARERGAEFPFVIVDQARTRVVGSTRFLEITPPHRGIEIGWTWLSPDVWRTSINTECKYLLLRHCFEVLGAIRVQLKTDARNVRSQTAIERLGAVREGVLRHHRIMPDGYLRDSVYYSILAKEWPGVRTRLDGYLGRTTGHVTP
- a CDS encoding LuxR C-terminal-related transcriptional regulator; the encoded protein is MADSQVARPNNLPIQLTSFIGREREIAQVRGFLSRIRLLTLTGTGGVGKTRLAFQVAAETLEDFPDGVWVVDLAPLADPALVPQAVASVLSVVEQPGRPLSDTLVDALRHKSLLLVLNNCEHLQSACADLTADLLGECQHMRVLATSRIPLGVPGETLWRVPSLSFPDAGRLPSLEYVQQYEAVRLFVERARASEPTFVLTSDNAPAIVQVCQRLDGIPLAIELAAPRVRVLAVEQIAARLDDRFRLLTGGSASVLPRHQTLRATMDWSYGLLAEKEQIFLRRLSVFAGGWTLEAAEAICAGDGVAAGDVLDLLTQLVDKSLVVAEARKGESRYRLLETVRQYGQVRLREAGEADEVRRRHRGWYLELAERADSGLRGPEEGAWLTRLEVEHDNLRAALEWSKGETDGAETALRLARALEWFWYVRGHWSEGRERLEGVLAQSHEASPPLLPKALLGAARLAYRQGDRGRTRVLCEKGLTLCRELGDQPSVVWFLIWLGIVAMADADYERATPLLEDSLALCREIGDNWWAGQALAFLGILATMQGDYGRAAALCQECLALSREIESTMNITFALRTQGFLALRQDDYERAAASYTEGLILCREVRMPGVITECLEGLARVASAQAEYEQAARLFGAAEASFEVLGGQLPFWFDQSDHDRRAASTRAGLGKAAFGAAWSEGRTMTLEQALEYALHSTHATPAKAKEKGTVKKETAVDLLTAREREVAALVALGLTNRDIAARLVVTERTAETHVQNILNKLGFTSRAQIAAWAVGHGLEKALNTD